Proteins co-encoded in one Aerococcaceae bacterium DSM 111021 genomic window:
- the rimP gene encoding ribosome maturation factor RimP — MSKVIESVVPVIEPIVESENCYLVDIEYVKEGPNWYLRVYADKEEGIDIEDCATISEKLSEALDQINPDPFPKAYFLEVSSPGAERPLKSDKDILNAVGEYIHLDYYVPQFGEKFHEGTLLEVTDEIYQIEVTIKTRKKELAIKRDAVSNVRLAIKF, encoded by the coding sequence TTGAGTAAAGTTATTGAGTCCGTAGTTCCAGTAATTGAGCCAATTGTAGAATCAGAAAATTGTTATTTGGTTGACATAGAGTATGTAAAAGAAGGGCCAAACTGGTACTTAAGAGTCTATGCCGATAAAGAAGAGGGAATAGATATTGAGGATTGTGCAACAATTAGTGAAAAACTAAGTGAGGCACTCGATCAAATTAACCCAGATCCATTTCCGAAAGCTTACTTTTTAGAAGTGTCGTCTCCAGGTGCAGAACGACCATTAAAATCTGATAAAGATATATTAAACGCTGTTGGCGAATATATTCACTTGGATTATTACGTTCCACAATTCGGGGAGAAATTTCATGAAGGTACGTTGTTAGAAGTTACTGATGAAATTTATCAAATAGAAGTAACAATTAAAACTAGAAAAAAAGAACTTGCTATTAAACGTGACGCTGTTTCAAATGTCCGTTTAGCTATTAAATTCTAA
- a CDS encoding PolC-type DNA polymerase III, whose translation MADKRELFELLLDHIQLKDEEIITEFQKTEIKTVNILAQTNQWHFTFVSEHRIHPNAYQIFQHHIKKAFEHIGTVETWWLFEDDSLETNNILEYWYAIMSVIAQEKPFIRSVLSQAKYEIVGQALRIGLASDIQINTLKEKYEKILLEKLEQVQITELDLEYYVDEDLLQEEINAVRDRQSNEDEKSLLEALEIQEKRQKQERTVVQSTSDDIGKDIPNTPALPLIELEDNQFKQVIEGFVFSHEVKDLRSGSQLLIMNITDYTSSVTVKLMSGRRITKEALNQFSKGEWIRLEGDMIPDNFTSELYFRPRSIRKVTMPGREDKAPTDAKRVELHAHTNMSQLDATNSATDIVTQAAKWGHKAVAITDHAAAQAFPDAFWAGKKHGIKVIYGIEAYVVNDGEPIAFNLRDQLLDEATYVVFDVETTGLSSVYDDIIELAGVKMREGEIIDTFEAFINPGKGLSAFTTELTGITDDMLKDAPTAKPVLEQFQQFCGDSILVAHNATFDIGFINKGYERVGLPQTELPVIDTLELSRLVNPEYKSHRLNTLAKRYNIGLEQHHRAVYDSETTGYLLMKLLEQAKDQFDIVNHNQLNDQIGQGDSYKQSRPFHATLLVKNQDGLKALFKLITKANTEYYYRVPRIPRSVLAQYRDDLLIGTACSTGEVFTAMMQKGYEEASELVDFYDYIEVQPPSVYEPLIKDDLIRNEDDLKHIIREMLRLGDEKNKTVVATGNVHYLDEKDAIYREVLKKSMKINANRTLHMPKVHFRTTDEMLQEFSFLGAEKAQEIVVTNTQKIADSIDEVLVIKDELYPPVIEGSEDEITNMSYDKAHEMYGKPLPDIVDKRIKKELNSIISNGFAVIYLISQKLVLKSNEEGYLVGSRGSVGSSLVATLTGITEVNPLAAHYYCTECHYSEFFTNGEYKSGYDLPTKPCPDCGANLHKDGQDIPFETFLGFYGDKVPDIDLNFSGDYQAKAHAYTKELFGEDYVFRAGTIGTVANKTAHGYIRGYLESTGEHLPQAERERLAYGIEGARRTTGQHPGGIIVIPDFMDVYDFTPVQYPADDVNAEWKTTHFDFHSIDANVLKLDILGHDDPTMIRMLQDLSGIDPMDIPPVDEKVMQIFSGTEVLGVTPQQINSDTGTLGVPEFGTGFVRGMVSETKPKTFAELLQISGLSHGTDVWLGNAQELIKNNVVELSDVIGCRDDIMTTLIQYGLEDGTAFQIMEHVRKGKGIPDEWQEDMRKNNVPEWYIESCLKIKYMFPKAHAAAYVLMALRVAYFKVYHPMYYYAAYYSIRAKDFDLVAMYQGKEMVKRRIREINDKGFGATNKEKELVTELEIANEMLERGYRFQMINLEKSDSKHFIIEGDSLIPPFRAVPGLGNNVAEQIVKARNEAPFLSKEDLQKRGKVSKTVLAYLDDNGVLEGMPDEDQLSLF comes from the coding sequence ATGGCAGACAAAAGAGAGTTATTCGAATTATTACTAGACCATATTCAGCTGAAGGATGAAGAAATAATCACAGAATTTCAAAAAACTGAAATAAAAACAGTGAACATTTTAGCGCAAACAAATCAATGGCACTTCACATTTGTTTCAGAGCATCGAATACATCCAAATGCATATCAGATATTTCAACATCATATAAAAAAAGCGTTTGAACACATCGGAACAGTTGAGACTTGGTGGTTGTTTGAAGATGATTCGTTAGAAACTAACAATATACTTGAATATTGGTATGCAATTATGTCGGTTATAGCACAAGAAAAACCATTTATTCGTTCAGTTTTATCTCAGGCAAAATACGAGATAGTTGGACAAGCATTAAGAATTGGTTTGGCAAGTGATATACAAATTAATACATTAAAAGAAAAGTATGAAAAAATATTATTAGAGAAATTAGAGCAAGTTCAAATAACTGAATTAGACTTAGAATATTACGTAGATGAGGATCTTCTGCAAGAAGAAATTAATGCGGTTAGAGACCGTCAAAGTAATGAAGATGAAAAAAGCTTATTAGAAGCTCTAGAGATACAAGAGAAAAGACAAAAACAAGAGCGAACTGTCGTTCAGTCAACGTCAGATGATATTGGTAAAGATATTCCCAATACCCCAGCATTACCATTGATAGAATTAGAAGATAATCAATTTAAGCAAGTAATTGAAGGTTTCGTATTCTCTCATGAGGTAAAAGATTTACGTAGTGGAAGTCAGCTATTAATTATGAATATTACTGATTACACTAGCTCTGTAACAGTTAAATTAATGTCAGGCCGTCGAATTACTAAAGAAGCATTAAACCAATTTAGTAAAGGTGAATGGATTCGTCTAGAAGGGGATATGATACCAGATAATTTCACATCTGAACTATATTTCAGACCTAGAAGTATCCGAAAAGTAACGATGCCAGGTCGCGAGGATAAAGCACCTACTGATGCAAAAAGAGTGGAGTTACATGCTCACACTAATATGAGTCAACTTGATGCAACGAATTCTGCTACTGATATAGTAACTCAGGCAGCCAAATGGGGACACAAGGCTGTAGCAATTACGGACCATGCCGCTGCGCAAGCCTTTCCTGATGCTTTTTGGGCTGGTAAGAAACATGGTATTAAAGTAATTTACGGTATTGAAGCCTATGTTGTTAATGACGGAGAACCTATAGCATTTAACTTAAGAGATCAGTTATTAGATGAAGCAACTTATGTTGTTTTTGATGTGGAGACTACGGGGCTATCATCAGTCTACGATGATATTATTGAGTTAGCAGGAGTAAAGATGAGAGAAGGAGAAATCATTGATACTTTTGAAGCATTTATTAATCCTGGTAAAGGACTTTCTGCTTTTACTACTGAGTTAACTGGTATTACAGATGACATGTTAAAAGATGCCCCGACAGCTAAGCCAGTTTTAGAGCAATTTCAGCAATTTTGTGGTGATTCAATTCTAGTTGCGCATAATGCAACATTTGATATCGGTTTTATTAATAAAGGGTATGAACGAGTGGGCTTACCCCAAACAGAATTACCAGTTATTGATACACTCGAATTATCACGTTTAGTCAATCCAGAGTATAAATCTCATCGACTAAATACTTTAGCAAAGAGATATAACATTGGTTTAGAGCAACACCATAGAGCTGTGTATGACTCGGAAACGACTGGATATTTATTAATGAAGTTGTTAGAACAAGCCAAAGATCAATTTGATATAGTGAATCACAATCAGTTAAATGATCAAATAGGTCAAGGGGATAGTTATAAACAATCAAGACCATTCCATGCTACCTTACTTGTAAAAAATCAAGATGGACTTAAAGCTTTATTCAAGTTGATAACAAAAGCCAACACCGAATATTACTACCGAGTACCTCGTATCCCAAGATCAGTTTTAGCTCAATATCGTGATGATTTGCTTATTGGAACAGCGTGTTCTACTGGTGAAGTATTTACAGCTATGATGCAAAAAGGGTATGAAGAAGCAAGTGAACTCGTGGATTTTTATGATTACATTGAAGTTCAACCACCATCAGTTTATGAACCGCTAATAAAAGATGATTTAATTAGGAATGAAGATGATCTGAAGCATATTATTAGGGAGATGCTTCGTTTAGGTGATGAAAAAAATAAAACAGTTGTTGCGACTGGTAATGTTCATTACCTAGATGAAAAAGATGCAATTTACCGTGAAGTACTGAAAAAATCAATGAAAATTAATGCAAATAGAACGCTACATATGCCAAAAGTACACTTTAGAACAACAGATGAGATGTTGCAGGAGTTTTCTTTTCTTGGAGCAGAAAAAGCACAAGAAATAGTAGTTACTAATACACAAAAAATTGCTGATTCAATTGATGAGGTTCTGGTTATTAAAGATGAACTGTATCCGCCAGTTATTGAAGGGTCTGAAGATGAGATAACTAATATGAGTTACGACAAGGCTCACGAAATGTATGGGAAACCTTTACCAGATATAGTAGATAAACGAATAAAAAAGGAACTTAATAGTATTATTTCCAATGGGTTCGCAGTTATTTACTTAATTTCACAAAAATTAGTTCTTAAGAGTAATGAAGAAGGTTACTTGGTAGGTTCACGTGGTTCGGTTGGGTCGAGTTTAGTCGCAACTTTAACTGGGATTACTGAGGTAAATCCATTAGCTGCACACTATTATTGTACTGAATGCCATTACAGTGAGTTTTTCACTAATGGAGAATATAAATCTGGCTATGATCTTCCTACTAAACCATGTCCAGACTGTGGGGCTAATTTACACAAAGATGGACAAGATATTCCCTTTGAAACTTTCTTAGGATTCTATGGAGATAAAGTTCCCGATATTGATTTGAACTTTTCTGGTGACTATCAAGCAAAAGCTCATGCTTATACAAAGGAATTATTTGGTGAAGATTATGTCTTCCGTGCAGGTACGATTGGTACTGTAGCTAATAAGACCGCTCATGGTTATATTAGAGGGTATTTGGAGTCTACTGGAGAACACTTACCTCAGGCTGAAAGGGAAAGGTTAGCGTATGGTATTGAAGGAGCAAGAAGAACAACGGGGCAACATCCGGGTGGTATCATTGTCATACCTGATTTTATGGATGTTTATGACTTTACCCCTGTTCAATATCCTGCAGATGATGTTAATGCCGAATGGAAAACAACTCACTTTGATTTCCATTCAATTGATGCTAACGTATTAAAACTTGATATTCTTGGGCATGATGATCCAACGATGATTCGTATGTTACAAGATTTAAGTGGTATTGATCCAATGGACATACCTCCGGTGGATGAGAAAGTAATGCAAATATTCAGTGGAACTGAAGTATTAGGTGTGACTCCACAACAAATTAATTCTGATACAGGAACTCTTGGAGTACCAGAGTTTGGTACAGGATTTGTTCGTGGAATGGTTTCAGAGACTAAACCAAAAACATTTGCAGAGCTACTGCAAATATCTGGTTTATCACATGGTACTGACGTTTGGTTGGGTAACGCTCAGGAATTAATCAAAAATAACGTGGTTGAATTATCAGACGTAATTGGTTGTCGTGATGATATTATGACGACTTTAATTCAATACGGTTTAGAAGACGGAACTGCATTCCAAATTATGGAGCACGTTCGTAAAGGTAAAGGTATACCGGATGAATGGCAAGAAGATATGCGTAAGAATAATGTTCCAGAGTGGTACATAGAGTCTTGTCTAAAAATCAAGTATATGTTCCCTAAAGCCCATGCGGCTGCTTATGTACTTATGGCACTACGGGTTGCTTATTTTAAAGTCTACCACCCAATGTATTATTATGCTGCTTACTACTCTATCCGTGCGAAGGATTTTGACTTAGTCGCTATGTACCAAGGTAAAGAAATGGTTAAACGCCGTATTAGAGAAATAAACGATAAAGGCTTTGGAGCAACTAATAAAGAGAAAGAACTCGTGACAGAGCTAGAAATTGCGAATGAAATGCTAGAACGAGGATACAGATTCCAGATGATAAATTTAGAAAAATCAGACTCGAAGCATTTTATTATTGAAGGAGATTCATTAATTCCGCCTTTTAGAGCAGTTCCAGGTTTAGGAAATAACGTTGCAGAGCAAATAGTTAAAGCACGTAATGAAGCGCCGTTCTTATCTAAAGAAGATTTGCAAAAACGTGGTAAAGTATCCAAAACTGTTTTGGCTTATTTAGACGATAACGGTGTGTTAGAAGGTATGCCTGATGAAGATCAACTGAGTTTATTTTAA
- the nusA gene encoding transcription termination/antitermination protein NusA: MSKDLVQAMQILEEEKGISSQIIKEALESALVLAYKKRYDNAQNVEVEFNEETGLIKVFSVKEVVETKYDPTFEISLEEALEINRAYEIGDKIKFEVTPNDFGRIATQTAKHVVMQRIREAERDIIYNEFIQYEDEILTGTVERYDKGIVYINLDKVEAVMPIREQIVGEHLEIDQRVKVYVSKIEKTPRGPQVVVSRAHPDFLRRLFEQEVPEIYDGIVEIVSISREAGDRSKVAVRSRDENIDPVGTCVGQKGQRVQTIVNELNGENMDIIEHSEDAATFIRNAMSPAEVINVIFEEEGNSCIVVVPDYQLSLAIGKKGQNARLAARLTSHKIDIKSESAYEEYLNEKNAEIEEDFLVNNEEELTEEYDAFDEAEIISDVAELEDIEEQESVVDQIEEQDIDENNYNAEAVEDAISEIEHDHEQNYEELLEEHDEAQDEL; this comes from the coding sequence ATGAGTAAAGATTTAGTGCAAGCTATGCAAATTCTAGAAGAAGAAAAAGGTATTTCAAGTCAAATTATCAAAGAGGCTTTAGAATCAGCATTAGTATTAGCTTATAAAAAAAGATATGACAATGCGCAAAACGTTGAAGTTGAATTTAATGAAGAAACAGGATTAATAAAAGTTTTTTCAGTAAAAGAAGTAGTCGAAACTAAGTATGATCCAACGTTCGAGATATCATTGGAAGAAGCGTTAGAAATTAATCGTGCCTACGAAATAGGCGATAAAATTAAATTCGAAGTAACGCCAAATGATTTTGGACGTATTGCGACTCAAACTGCAAAACACGTTGTTATGCAGCGCATCCGTGAAGCAGAACGTGACATTATTTATAATGAATTCATTCAATATGAAGATGAGATTCTAACAGGGACTGTTGAACGTTATGACAAAGGGATTGTTTATATAAATTTAGATAAAGTGGAAGCAGTTATGCCTATCCGTGAACAAATTGTTGGAGAGCATTTAGAAATCGACCAACGAGTTAAAGTTTATGTATCTAAGATTGAGAAAACACCCCGAGGACCACAAGTAGTGGTAAGTCGTGCACATCCTGATTTCTTGCGCAGATTATTTGAACAAGAAGTTCCAGAGATTTACGATGGTATAGTAGAAATTGTTTCTATTTCTCGTGAAGCTGGAGATCGTTCTAAAGTAGCTGTTAGATCACGTGACGAAAATATTGACCCAGTAGGGACATGTGTCGGTCAAAAAGGTCAACGTGTTCAGACAATTGTTAATGAATTGAACGGCGAAAACATGGATATTATCGAACATAGTGAAGATGCTGCGACATTCATTCGCAATGCAATGAGTCCTGCCGAAGTAATTAACGTTATCTTCGAAGAAGAAGGAAATTCATGTATCGTAGTCGTTCCTGATTACCAATTATCATTAGCAATTGGTAAAAAAGGACAAAATGCTCGTTTAGCTGCTCGATTAACATCACACAAAATTGATATAAAATCTGAGTCGGCATATGAAGAGTATTTAAATGAAAAGAATGCTGAAATCGAAGAAGATTTTTTAGTTAACAATGAAGAAGAATTAACTGAAGAGTATGATGCTTTTGATGAAGCGGAGATTATTTCAGATGTTGCAGAACTTGAAGATATTGAAGAGCAAGAAAGCGTAGTTGATCAAATCGAAGAGCAAGATATAGATGAGAACAATTACAATGCTGAAGCAGTTGAAGATGCAATATCAGAAATCGAGCATGATCATGAACAAAATTATGAAGAGTTGCTAGAAGAGCATGATGAAGCGCAAGATGAGTTATAA
- a CDS encoding phosphatidate cytidylyltransferase translates to MIVRIRSAVIALALYIPFILLGGGFFAFAMWVIGVIGLFEFAEMQKLKIFNHIGLFSVIGLTSLLVPQIYMPELLSQVNTEYLFYICCLILLVFTVFNHRKFNFVNAAIIVFACIYIGYGFRFLILIRNMGLETIIYLLVVVWATDSGAYFVGKQLGKRPLAPDISPNKTIEGMIGGVLTAVVVGSVYVMLFQPHLGPVNQVWILTIVISLFGQFGDLVESAFKRHFDVKDSGKFLPGHGGMLDRFDSLIFASFIMMIWINLFR, encoded by the coding sequence TTGATTGTAAGAATTAGAAGTGCTGTAATAGCACTCGCACTTTATATTCCATTTATACTATTAGGTGGCGGCTTTTTTGCATTTGCGATGTGGGTAATTGGCGTTATTGGATTATTTGAATTTGCTGAGATGCAAAAGCTAAAAATATTTAACCATATCGGTTTGTTTTCTGTAATAGGTTTAACCTCTTTATTGGTACCTCAAATATACATGCCAGAATTATTAAGTCAGGTGAATACAGAGTACTTATTCTATATATGTTGTTTAATTTTACTCGTATTTACTGTGTTTAATCATCGCAAATTTAACTTTGTCAATGCTGCAATTATAGTATTTGCGTGTATATATATAGGTTATGGATTTAGATTTTTAATATTAATTAGAAATATGGGACTTGAAACCATCATTTACTTACTTGTTGTTGTCTGGGCGACAGATTCAGGCGCATACTTCGTTGGTAAACAATTGGGTAAAAGGCCCTTAGCGCCAGATATTAGTCCAAATAAAACGATCGAAGGAATGATTGGCGGGGTATTAACTGCAGTTGTTGTCGGGAGTGTATATGTTATGCTTTTCCAACCACACTTAGGACCAGTTAATCAAGTTTGGATCTTAACGATTGTTATTTCACTGTTTGGCCAATTCGGTGACTTAGTTGAATCTGCGTTTAAAAGGCATTTTGATGTCAAAGATTCTGGAAAGTTTTTACCAGGGCATGGTGGGATGTTAGATCGCTTTGATAGTTTAATATTCGCAAGTTTTATAATGATGATTTGGATAAATTTATTTAGATAG
- a CDS encoding methionine-binding protein, whose product MKKFIKLLLFSTSLLFLLSSLQVAQSEEDTDKFAGEKVKIGTVGDELADIWEFVADKAAEEGIELEIILFTDYNTPNISLVDGSLDMNAYQHSDFLKEWNDSNNTQLTSIGTSFATPLRFFSEQHSSIDDLPEGATIAIPNDLASSSYALQVLDLAGIIKIDDNLDSLPTINNIVENPSNFEIVELEAAQIPATMPDIDMGVIHQVYLESTDFEPNDAIFSYGHNPETFNYNRLNTITVRAEDQDNPLYQHIVDLYQSQDVADYINEISNGGHLPAWILLEEYEASLEEENTENETSSN is encoded by the coding sequence ATGAAGAAGTTTATAAAACTGTTACTATTTAGTACGTCTTTATTATTTTTGCTTTCGTCATTACAGGTAGCTCAAAGTGAGGAAGATACAGATAAATTCGCCGGCGAGAAAGTTAAAATTGGGACGGTCGGTGATGAGCTTGCTGATATATGGGAGTTTGTTGCTGATAAAGCTGCCGAAGAAGGAATCGAATTAGAAATTATCTTATTTACAGACTATAATACGCCAAATATTTCTCTAGTGGATGGCTCACTGGACATGAATGCTTATCAACATTCTGATTTTCTTAAAGAATGGAATGATTCTAACAACACGCAATTAACATCTATAGGAACATCTTTCGCTACACCTTTGCGTTTCTTTTCAGAACAACATAGCTCAATTGATGATTTACCTGAAGGTGCAACAATCGCAATACCTAATGATTTAGCAAGTAGCTCTTATGCTTTACAAGTATTAGACTTGGCTGGAATAATAAAGATTGACGATAATTTGGACAGCTTACCGACTATTAACAATATCGTTGAAAACCCAAGCAACTTTGAAATTGTTGAATTAGAAGCAGCTCAAATTCCTGCGACAATGCCTGACATTGATATGGGTGTGATTCATCAGGTATACCTAGAAAGCACTGACTTCGAACCAAATGATGCAATCTTTTCTTATGGTCACAACCCTGAAACTTTTAACTATAATAGATTAAATACGATAACTGTCCGTGCAGAAGATCAAGATAATCCATTATACCAGCACATTGTGGATTTATATCAATCACAAGACGTAGCTGATTATATTAACGAAATATCTAATGGTGGTCACTTACCTGCTTGGATTTTATTAGAGGAATATGAAGCCAGTTTAGAAGAAGAAAATACAGAGAACGAAACAAGTTCCAATTAA
- a CDS encoding isoprenyl transferase, with product MNNEFETVPNHIAIIMDGNGRWAKKRFLPRVAGHRKGVQSIKKITVRASELGVKLITVYAFSTENWGRPQEEVNFLMKLPKEFFNEFLPQLIENNIRIEVIGHTEKLPKATQEILNSAIDKTSHCTGMVLNFALNYGSRQEITDAVKDIITDIKNNKIEEKEVTESLINKYLMTGRYNEFSDPDLIIRTSGEERLSNFLLWQAAYSEFYFTDILWPDFDERELDKAIIAYNGRQRRFGELKDNQSS from the coding sequence ATGAATAATGAATTTGAAACGGTTCCTAATCACATTGCAATAATAATGGATGGGAATGGGCGTTGGGCAAAAAAACGTTTTTTACCACGTGTAGCAGGACATCGAAAAGGTGTTCAATCAATAAAGAAAATTACAGTTAGAGCAAGCGAACTAGGTGTAAAATTAATTACAGTGTATGCTTTTTCAACAGAAAACTGGGGTAGACCCCAGGAAGAAGTGAATTTTCTAATGAAACTTCCTAAAGAATTTTTTAATGAGTTCTTGCCTCAATTGATTGAAAATAATATAAGAATCGAAGTTATTGGTCATACAGAAAAACTTCCTAAAGCAACACAGGAAATATTGAATTCGGCAATTGATAAAACAAGTCACTGTACAGGCATGGTGCTAAATTTTGCACTTAATTATGGCTCTCGTCAAGAGATAACTGATGCAGTAAAAGATATTATAACCGATATAAAAAATAATAAAATCGAAGAAAAAGAAGTGACTGAATCTTTAATTAATAAATACTTAATGACAGGGCGCTACAATGAATTTAGTGATCCTGATTTAATTATAAGAACAAGTGGAGAAGAACGTTTAAGTAATTTTCTATTGTGGCAAGCAGCCTATAGTGAGTTTTACTTCACGGATATTTTATGGCCTGATTTTGACGAACGCGAATTAGATAAAGCTATCATTGCCTATAACGGAAGACAACGACGTTTTGGGGAACTTAAAGATAATCAGTCGTCTTAG
- the rseP gene encoding RIP metalloprotease RseP, with protein MTTLLVFLVIFSIIVVIHEFGHYYFAKRSGILVREFALGMGPKLFAKQGKDGTTYTVRMLPLGGYVRLAGLYEEDEIQAGMEVGLEINDNDQVSLINLSDNFSVDEMPIRVDNVDLIDEMIIEGVPVGQTDIVRYSVAKKANIIEADGTKLPVAPREMRYESASVWDKMMTNFAGPMNNFILSIIAFTLVAFMSGIPNTDSVIGEVVDGSVAQEAGLVDGDRVTEVDGQSVSEWSELVLLIQEKPNEALAVSVERDNETFDTTVDVQAVTDEQSGEEIGQIGIIADREFSFASSITYGFTATWGVITGVLGVIGSMITSGFNINNFGGPVAMAQMTDQVVSLGLPVIINFLAMLSANLGVFNLLPIPALDGGKIVLNAIEAVRGKPLSESKEGIITVIGVLIMVVLMIAVTWNDINRAFFQ; from the coding sequence TTGACGACTTTACTTGTATTTTTAGTCATATTTTCGATAATTGTAGTTATACATGAGTTTGGACACTATTATTTCGCAAAGCGTTCAGGTATTTTAGTACGTGAATTTGCATTGGGAATGGGCCCAAAGTTATTTGCTAAACAAGGAAAAGATGGGACAACGTATACAGTCAGAATGTTGCCACTTGGTGGTTATGTTCGTCTAGCTGGGTTGTATGAAGAAGATGAGATTCAAGCTGGAATGGAAGTTGGACTTGAAATTAATGATAATGATCAAGTATCTTTAATTAATTTATCTGATAACTTCTCAGTAGACGAGATGCCTATTAGAGTTGATAATGTTGATTTAATCGATGAGATGATTATTGAAGGTGTTCCAGTTGGACAAACAGATATTGTTCGTTATTCTGTAGCTAAGAAAGCAAACATTATTGAAGCAGATGGAACAAAACTTCCTGTGGCGCCTCGTGAGATGCGTTATGAAAGTGCGAGTGTATGGGATAAGATGATGACAAACTTTGCTGGGCCTATGAATAACTTTATCTTGTCGATTATTGCCTTTACGCTTGTAGCTTTTATGAGTGGTATACCTAATACAGATAGTGTTATTGGGGAAGTGGTTGATGGATCCGTTGCACAAGAGGCAGGTTTAGTTGATGGAGATAGAGTGACCGAAGTTGATGGGCAATCTGTCAGTGAGTGGTCCGAATTAGTCTTATTAATTCAAGAAAAACCAAATGAAGCTTTAGCAGTCAGCGTGGAACGTGATAATGAAACGTTTGATACAACCGTTGATGTACAAGCTGTGACTGATGAACAATCAGGTGAAGAAATCGGACAAATTGGTATTATTGCAGATAGAGAATTTTCTTTTGCAAGTAGTATCACATATGGATTTACTGCTACTTGGGGAGTCATTACTGGTGTACTAGGTGTAATAGGCAGCATGATTACAAGTGGCTTTAATATCAATAACTTCGGTGGCCCAGTAGCGATGGCACAGATGACTGATCAAGTTGTTAGTTTAGGATTGCCTGTAATAATTAATTTTCTAGCAATGCTTTCTGCTAATTTAGGTGTTTTCAACTTATTACCTATACCAGCACTTGATGGAGGTAAGATAGTATTGAATGCTATTGAAGCAGTTCGAGGTAAGCCTTTAAGTGAGTCAAAAGAAGGAATCATTACAGTTATCGGCGTTTTAATCATGGTAGTATTAATGATTGCTGTAACTTGGAATGATATTAACAGAGCGTTTTTCCAATAA
- a CDS encoding NAD(P)H-dependent oxidoreductase, giving the protein MTKIGVVVGSLRKESFARKWAVALAELFPSGVEVEFLEIGNLPLYNEEYDENSPSEYTEFRNSVAKQDAIIFATPEYNRSTSGVLKNAIDVASRPWGQSVWAGKPALILGHSISNISGANAVQSLRPILAFLDMPVLAQPEVFLANSQNFFDEAGKLNNEETRGFLQVVADAFIAHIEKNTK; this is encoded by the coding sequence ATGACAAAAATTGGTGTAGTAGTAGGTAGCTTACGTAAAGAATCATTTGCTCGTAAGTGGGCTGTAGCTTTAGCAGAATTATTTCCATCTGGTGTAGAAGTTGAATTCTTAGAGATTGGGAATTTGCCTTTATATAATGAAGAATATGATGAGAATAGCCCGAGCGAATATACAGAATTTCGTAATTCTGTTGCAAAACAAGATGCGATTATTTTTGCAACACCAGAATATAACCGTTCGACTTCAGGTGTATTAAAAAATGCCATTGATGTAGCATCTCGTCCGTGGGGACAAAGTGTATGGGCTGGAAAACCAGCATTAATCTTAGGACATTCTATTTCGAATATTAGTGGAGCAAATGCAGTCCAATCATTACGACCAATTTTAGCATTCTTAGATATGCCAGTATTAGCTCAACCAGAAGTGTTTTTAGCTAATTCTCAAAATTTCTTTGACGAAGCAGGTAAATTAAATAATGAAGAAACACGTGGATTCTTACAAGTAGTTGCCGATGCATTCATCGCACATATTGAAAAGAATACTAAATAA